Proteins from a genomic interval of Candidatus Wallbacteria bacterium:
- a CDS encoding efflux RND transporter periplasmic adaptor subunit, which yields MNLNKYKSPHFLKISIPILIIILMLAYQGGCFVFGKINPGRMEESVQPEGNFTLASATRIMIERHYEEPGIITTRVKAELSPQVMGTIRELLVKPGDTVEAGQELVRISSEQMTAKLEDIKKARQQAESMKIQADQQLISARAALTQADANFKRIKELYAQNATAKAQLEDAETRFKQAQAMASSAEEGVRIAQSGIERADKSVQETGITLSYNTLTAPFSGVITRKYSEPGDLAVPGKPVLSLNDTGTLLLEADVRESLKDSVSLGQKLYVEIGANSYPGLVSEIVPQVDPGTRTFTVRVSLEPIKGLFIGMYGKVLIPAGQIEIVTAPEASVKSFGQLDSVLVHAGGSFIRKYVKTGEYRENGRVEILSGLSGDEELAVEESRQ from the coding sequence ATGAATCTCAATAAGTACAAATCACCGCATTTTCTGAAAATCAGTATCCCGATCCTGATCATCATCCTGATGCTGGCCTATCAGGGCGGCTGTTTCGTTTTCGGCAAGATCAATCCCGGCCGCATGGAAGAATCTGTTCAGCCTGAGGGTAACTTTACACTGGCTTCTGCCACAAGAATCATGATCGAGCGACATTATGAAGAGCCTGGGATTATCACAACCCGGGTCAAAGCCGAACTCTCACCACAGGTGATGGGAACGATCCGGGAACTTCTTGTTAAACCAGGTGATACGGTAGAAGCCGGCCAGGAACTTGTCAGGATTTCATCCGAACAGATGACTGCCAAGTTGGAAGATATCAAAAAAGCCAGGCAGCAGGCTGAGTCTATGAAAATCCAGGCTGACCAGCAGCTGATCTCTGCCCGCGCCGCCCTGACCCAGGCTGACGCCAACTTCAAGCGGATCAAGGAATTATATGCCCAGAACGCCACTGCCAAGGCGCAGCTTGAGGACGCTGAAACCCGCTTCAAGCAGGCTCAGGCCATGGCAAGTTCAGCTGAGGAAGGTGTACGCATCGCTCAGTCCGGGATCGAGCGGGCCGACAAGTCGGTGCAGGAAACGGGGATCACTTTATCGTACAACACACTCACAGCGCCATTTTCCGGTGTAATTACGCGGAAATATTCGGAGCCCGGAGATCTGGCAGTGCCTGGAAAACCTGTGCTTTCCCTAAACGATACCGGCACTTTGTTGCTGGAAGCTGATGTCAGGGAGTCATTAAAAGATTCCGTATCACTTGGACAGAAACTCTATGTAGAGATTGGAGCAAATTCATATCCCGGCTTAGTCAGTGAAATCGTACCCCAGGTCGATCCTGGTACCAGGACCTTCACGGTCCGCGTCAGCCTGGAACCGATTAAAGGGCTTTTCATCGGCATGTATGGCAAAGTTCTGATCCCGGCTGGACAGATAGAAATAGTCACTGCGCCTGAAGCTTCGGTTAAAAGTTTCGGTCAGCTCGACTCAGTCCTGGTTCATGCAGGCGGCAGTTTCATCAGAAAGTATGTCAAAACCGGTGAATACAGGGAAAACGGCAGGGTGGAAATCCTCTCAGGCTTGTCAGGGGACGAAGAACTTGCCGTTGAGGAGAGCAGGCAATGA
- a CDS encoding DUF134 domain-containing protein, producing MSRPVKCRKVEENPTAIYFKPRGIPLQDLQEVVLTIDEFEAVRLIDFCGMHHNDAAEKMGVSRQTAGNIINSAHSKIADVLVNAKALKIEGGAVQITKPE from the coding sequence ATGTCCCGTCCGGTAAAATGCAGGAAAGTGGAAGAGAATCCAACTGCGATTTATTTCAAACCTCGCGGGATTCCGCTGCAGGATCTGCAGGAAGTGGTATTGACCATCGATGAATTCGAAGCAGTCAGACTGATCGACTTCTGCGGAATGCACCATAATGACGCTGCGGAAAAGATGGGTGTTTCCAGGCAGACGGCAGGAAATATAATTAATTCGGCACATTCAAAGATTGCGGATGTACTGGTGAATGCCAAAGCCCTCAAGATAGAGGGGGGGGCTGTTCAAATCACTAAACCGGAGTAA